In Anthonomus grandis grandis chromosome 6, icAntGran1.3, whole genome shotgun sequence, one DNA window encodes the following:
- the LOC126738045 gene encoding histidine-rich glycoprotein-like produces MNTLKGLCVLALVALCAISYTQAREISRERREAEAVSDLEAAASGHGHKWDKGGGHEHHADHHSSHGEKGDKGYKGHHHHEKGEKGHHDKEGHKHHYEEHGGHKKKHHHDDGYHGEHHKGEKGEKGHKYGEKGHYKKGHHTHGGHDVHKLDEYKKEKHFFDEDHDSGHHEKHGGFHHEHGYKKGGHKKGGHKKGGHHEDHYGKKGHHEKGGHHHEEGGHKKAGGHDSHHHHEHKHGKKGGHEDHKHWGHKKSSKH; encoded by the coding sequence ATGAATACCCTTAAAGGGCTCTGTGTGCTCGCCCTAGTGGCCCTCTGCGCAATTTCTTACACCCAAGCGAGGGAGATCTCCAGGGAGAGACGTGAAGCTGAGGCGGTCAGCGATCTAGAAGCAGCCGCCTCTGGTCACGGACACAAATGGGATAAGGGCGGCGGCCACGAACACCACGCGGACCACCACTCGTCCCACGGGGAGAAAGGCGACAAGGGATACAAGGGACACCACCACCACGAGAAGGGCGAAAAGGGACACCACGACAAGGAGGGACACAAACACCACTACGAAGAACACGGGGGCCACAAAAAGAAGCACCACCACGACGACGGGTACCACGGCGAACACCACAAGGGCGAAAAGGGCGAGAAGGGACACAAGTACGGTGAGAAGGGCCACTACAAGAAGGGACACCACACCCACGGCGGCCACGACGTACATAAACTCGACGAGTACAAGAAGGAGAAACACTTCTTCGATGAAGACCACGACTCAGGCCACCACGAGAAACACGGAGGGTTCCACCACGAGCACGGATACAAGAAGGGCGGTCACAAGAAGGGCGGACACAAGAAGGGCGGCCACCACGAGGACCACTACGGGAAGAAGGGTCACCATGAGAAGGGAGGGCACCACCACGAGGAGGGCGGCCACAAGAAAGCGGGCGGCCACGATTCTCACCATCACCACGAGCACAAACACGGCAAAAAGGGCGGCCACGAGGACCACAAACACTGGGGCCACAAGAAGAGCAGTAAACACTGA